In a single window of the Acidobacteriaceae bacterium genome:
- the aroF gene encoding 3-deoxy-7-phosphoheptulonate synthase has translation MIVAMQDRATDEQIQHVIERMVELGFNVHRTTGETQTILAGVGTPAHFEVTEFQVLPGVHQAYRISSPYKLAGRGFRPEGTRVRFPNGVVVGGEEVVIMAGPCSVESRDQIRLSAKQVAAAGAQFLRGGAFKPRSSPYSFQGMGVEGLKIMREAADEYGLLVITEVMEISQIEVMLPYIDCFQIGARNMQNFNLLRELGHVRKPCLLKRGISATIEEVLLSAEYILSGGNYDLMLCERGIRTFETYTRNTMDVSAIPVLKKLTHLPVLGDPSHGVGKRDLVPALALACVAAGADGLLMEMHPNPDKAMSDGAQSLFPAQLTELVERLRRLAPVVDRSIAPAVAAAHA, from the coding sequence ATGATCGTCGCAATGCAGGACCGAGCCACGGACGAACAGATTCAGCACGTAATCGAGCGCATGGTGGAGTTGGGTTTCAACGTCCACCGCACTACCGGCGAGACGCAAACGATTTTGGCCGGTGTCGGCACACCCGCGCACTTTGAGGTCACCGAGTTCCAGGTGTTGCCCGGCGTGCATCAGGCCTACCGCATCTCCTCGCCCTACAAGCTCGCGGGCCGCGGCTTCCGCCCGGAAGGCACGCGCGTGCGCTTCCCCAATGGCGTTGTCGTTGGCGGCGAAGAGGTCGTCATCATGGCCGGCCCGTGCTCGGTGGAGAGCCGTGATCAGATTCGCCTCAGCGCCAAGCAGGTTGCTGCTGCGGGCGCGCAGTTCCTTCGCGGCGGCGCATTCAAGCCGCGCAGCTCGCCCTATAGCTTCCAGGGCATGGGCGTCGAAGGTCTGAAGATCATGCGCGAGGCCGCCGACGAATACGGCCTCCTCGTCATCACTGAGGTCATGGAGATCTCGCAGATAGAAGTCATGCTGCCGTATATCGACTGCTTCCAGATCGGCGCGCGCAACATGCAGAACTTCAACCTGCTCCGTGAGCTCGGCCACGTGCGCAAGCCCTGCCTGCTCAAGCGCGGCATCTCCGCCACCATCGAAGAGGTTCTGCTCTCCGCCGAGTACATTCTCTCCGGCGGCAACTACGACCTTATGCTTTGCGAGCGCGGCATCCGCACCTTCGAGACCTACACGCGCAACACGATGGACGTCTCCGCCATCCCCGTGCTCAAGAAGCTCACGCACCTTCCGGTGCTCGGCGATCCATCGCACGGTGTCGGCAAGCGCGACCTTGTGCCCGCGCTCGCTCTTGCCTGCGTCGCGGCAGGCGCTGACGGGCTGCTGATGGAGATGCATCCGAACCCGGACAAGGCGATGTCGGACGGCGCGCAGTCGCTCTTCCCGGCCCAACTCACCGAGCTCGTCGAGCGTCTCCGCAGACTCGCTCCCGTCGTCGATCGCAGCATCGCTCCGGCAGTCGCCGCGGCCCACGCGTAA
- a CDS encoding glutamate 5-kinase gives MRRIVVKLGTNVIMRPDGKVALGLLCGLVEQIAALRNRGIDVLVVSSGAIGLGAERLGLAERPKALEQIQACAAIGQSRLMALYDDAFDRLGCRIAQVLLTEDDFRDPVRHANLRATLHSLLALGVIPIVNENDTVSTMELDRPLVPPHVNDEQGEHVGEPRTNGTQGRLFGDNDKLSALLLTHIDADLLVLLSDVDGLYDRNPAETGATIIPSVSQIDARVLELAHGGNGRGRGGMLSKLESARIALDAGKQVVIANGRTPAVLERIVDGEEVGTRFASTHQVAGVTR, from the coding sequence ATGCGGCGCATCGTCGTCAAACTCGGGACGAACGTCATCATGCGTCCTGACGGTAAGGTCGCGCTGGGACTGCTCTGCGGGCTCGTGGAGCAGATCGCCGCACTCCGCAACCGCGGCATCGACGTGCTCGTCGTCAGCTCGGGCGCTATCGGGCTCGGCGCAGAACGTCTCGGACTTGCCGAACGGCCCAAGGCGCTTGAACAAATTCAGGCATGCGCTGCCATCGGCCAATCACGCTTGATGGCTCTCTACGACGACGCATTCGACCGTCTCGGTTGCCGCATCGCGCAGGTGCTCCTCACGGAAGACGACTTCCGCGATCCTGTCCGTCACGCGAACCTTCGCGCCACACTGCATTCACTCCTCGCACTCGGCGTCATCCCCATCGTGAACGAGAACGATACCGTCTCGACGATGGAGCTCGATCGTCCGCTAGTTCCTCCTCACGTCAACGACGAGCAGGGCGAACACGTCGGCGAACCACGGACCAACGGCACACAAGGCCGCCTCTTCGGCGACAACGACAAGCTCTCTGCGCTGTTGCTCACGCACATCGACGCCGATCTGCTTGTTCTTCTGTCGGACGTCGACGGCCTCTACGACCGCAACCCTGCAGAAACTGGCGCAACGATCATCCCTTCGGTCTCGCAGATCGACGCACGCGTGCTCGAGCTCGCGCACGGCGGCAACGGTCGCGGGCGCGGAGGCATGCTCTCCAAGCTCGAATCCGCGCGCATTGCACTCGACGCCGGGAAACAGGTCGTCATCGCCAATGGCCGCACGCCCGCAGTGCTCGAGCGCATCGTCGACGGCGAGGAGGTGGGCACGCGCTTCGCATCCACTCATCAGGTCGCTGGGGTCACGCGATGA
- a CDS encoding glutamate-5-semialdehyde dehydrogenase produces MSSASVREIAESARRASRSLASLDEAKRNRMLEAMASALEQSASELFAANAEDMQRASALSADDALPESTLSRLKLTEAKLDEMTVQVRSVAALPDPLNRKLDAIELDDADPYVSSAREMAKSGLHLEKISVPLGVLAVIFEARPDAVTQISSLAIKSGNAVILKPGREVEHTAKAIVRVLRSALATEAVPENAISLVLGRDEVNDLLAMHDLVDMVIPRGSKALVEYVQANTRIPVLGHSEGICHIYVDSAADQELALRVIDDAKFDYPAACNAVETVLVHRDIKDQFLPRLLNRLRDRNVVVYGDEQVRSISNDVQPVTTWHCEYGVPELAIGIVDSLDAAIDHIHAHGSSHTESILTEDPDAAERFLREVDAAGVFHNASTRFADGFRYGFGAEVGISTSKLHARGPVGLDGLTTYKYVLRGHGHIAGDYRGPDARSFTHRREAKS; encoded by the coding sequence ATGAGTTCCGCGAGCGTACGCGAGATCGCAGAATCAGCCAGGCGTGCCTCTCGTTCGCTCGCATCGCTCGATGAAGCGAAGCGCAATCGCATGCTCGAAGCGATGGCCTCTGCGCTCGAACAATCGGCCTCGGAGCTCTTTGCCGCGAACGCTGAGGACATGCAGCGTGCCTCCGCTCTAAGTGCAGACGACGCGCTGCCCGAAAGCACACTCTCCCGGCTCAAGCTCACGGAAGCCAAACTCGACGAGATGACCGTGCAGGTTCGCTCGGTCGCCGCACTGCCGGATCCGCTCAATCGCAAGCTGGACGCCATCGAACTCGATGACGCCGATCCCTATGTCTCTTCAGCGCGCGAAATGGCGAAGAGCGGGCTGCACCTCGAGAAGATTTCCGTTCCGCTTGGCGTGCTTGCAGTGATCTTCGAAGCTCGTCCGGATGCCGTAACCCAAATCTCCTCGCTCGCCATCAAATCCGGCAACGCCGTCATTCTTAAGCCCGGCCGTGAGGTAGAGCACACCGCAAAAGCCATCGTGCGCGTGCTGCGCAGCGCTCTGGCAACCGAAGCAGTCCCCGAAAATGCAATCTCGCTCGTGCTCGGGCGCGACGAGGTCAACGATCTCCTCGCGATGCACGACCTCGTCGACATGGTGATCCCGCGCGGGTCAAAGGCGCTCGTCGAGTACGTGCAGGCGAACACGCGGATTCCCGTCCTCGGCCACTCCGAGGGCATCTGCCACATCTATGTCGACAGCGCCGCCGACCAGGAGCTCGCTCTGCGCGTGATCGACGACGCCAAGTTCGACTACCCAGCAGCCTGCAACGCAGTCGAAACCGTTCTCGTCCATCGCGACATCAAAGATCAGTTTCTTCCGAGGTTGTTGAACCGTTTGCGTGATCGCAACGTTGTGGTTTACGGCGATGAGCAGGTGCGATCCATCAGTAACGACGTGCAACCGGTCACCACGTGGCACTGCGAGTACGGCGTACCCGAGCTCGCGATCGGCATCGTCGATTCGCTCGATGCCGCGATCGATCACATCCACGCCCACGGCTCTTCGCACACGGAATCGATCCTCACGGAAGATCCCGATGCCGCAGAAAGATTTCTCCGCGAGGTGGACGCCGCCGGCGTCTTTCACAACGCTTCCACGCGCTTCGCCGACGGCTTCCGCTACGGCTTTGGCGCCGAGGTGGGCATCAGCACCAGCAAGCTGCACGCCCGCGGCCCCGTCGGTCTCGACGGCCTGACCACCTACAAGTACGTTCTGCGCGGCCACGGCCACATCGCCGGAGACTACCGCGGGCCGGATGCCCGCTCCTTCACGCACCGCCGCGAGGCCAAGTCGTGA
- the trpA gene encoding tryptophan synthase subunit alpha, whose amino-acid sequence MIRFDRKPGLVIYLTAGDPDLATTRDMAIAAIDAGADVIELGVPFSDPLADGPVIQRASERAVARGTRLADVLETCLDIRKLRPQAGIILFSYLNPVIRMGMAEFAKAAKAHGADGVLLTDMIVEEAAEYLDVMRANDLAPVFLAAPTSPDDRLRAIAEHSRGFVYAISRVGITGTQTELAADAETLVRRLKQFTDLPIALGFGISNADHVRSVSAFADAAVIGSAIVGLVEKTPAAEAAQAVGDFVRSLRGNDNATHNNANEIAREVHA is encoded by the coding sequence GTGATCCGTTTCGACCGCAAACCCGGCCTCGTCATCTACCTCACCGCGGGCGACCCCGACCTCGCCACGACGCGCGACATGGCCATCGCCGCCATCGACGCGGGCGCCGACGTCATCGAGCTCGGCGTTCCCTTCAGCGATCCGCTCGCCGACGGCCCCGTGATTCAGCGGGCCAGCGAACGCGCCGTCGCCCGAGGCACGCGTCTCGCCGACGTCCTCGAAACCTGCCTCGACATCCGCAAGCTGCGCCCGCAAGCCGGCATCATCCTTTTCAGCTATCTCAATCCCGTCATCCGCATGGGTATGGCCGAGTTCGCCAAAGCCGCGAAGGCGCACGGCGCCGACGGCGTCCTCCTCACCGACATGATCGTCGAAGAAGCCGCCGAGTACCTCGACGTCATGCGCGCCAACGATCTCGCGCCCGTCTTCCTCGCCGCACCCACCTCGCCCGACGATCGTCTCCGCGCGATCGCCGAGCACTCGCGCGGCTTCGTCTACGCCATCTCGCGCGTCGGCATCACCGGCACGCAGACGGAGCTCGCCGCGGACGCCGAAACGCTCGTCCGCCGCCTGAAACAGTTCACGGATCTTCCGATCGCACTCGGCTTCGGAATCTCGAACGCCGATCATGTTCGCTCGGTCAGCGCCTTCGCTGACGCAGCCGTGATCGGAAGCGCCATCGTCGGCCTCGTCGAAAAAACTCCAGCAGCTGAAGCCGCGCAAGCCGTCGGCGATTTCGTCCGCTCTCTCCGCGGAAACGATAACGCCACGCACAACAACGCCAACGAGATCGCCCGCGAGGTGCACGCATGA
- a CDS encoding FUSC family protein → MHRLFTISEDTTAFPWINRTPWSGVVAVLAVGLALLLGWLTGHRSAGAIAAGSAFTVGFAVFHEALASVLLSMAVTTLGLASATLAGSLAAPWTVVVLAVVFVAAVNYGLLAGLGPTEGWIGQQSGVFVIVASYFANGPHYALGRTGMVLAGGALQIVVFWLFYLLRPKRREPGEQRTHERIPRRLRELWHCLRDELTLHGDTAGYVARLAIVLLTGTEIYRYFHVRNGYWIPMTALLVLKPQWANTLSRGIARMLGTVAGAGFALMMARFMPYPAWVMPAMVLVSAWGCYALQAVNYAVFSFFITLYIVFLFRFGGFSETAAAHIRLVNTVVGGSLALAIDALWKFAFAKRREVRTVDSVQ, encoded by the coding sequence ATGCATCGGCTCTTCACCATCTCGGAAGACACGACCGCGTTTCCGTGGATCAACCGGACGCCATGGTCCGGCGTGGTTGCCGTGCTTGCGGTCGGCCTCGCGCTGCTTCTGGGCTGGCTGACCGGTCATCGCAGCGCGGGCGCAATCGCGGCCGGCAGCGCCTTCACGGTCGGATTTGCTGTGTTTCACGAGGCGCTGGCGTCGGTGCTCTTGAGTATGGCGGTCACGACGCTGGGCCTTGCGTCGGCAACGCTGGCGGGAAGTCTGGCTGCGCCGTGGACCGTGGTGGTCCTGGCAGTGGTGTTTGTGGCGGCCGTGAACTATGGGTTGCTCGCGGGGCTCGGGCCGACGGAAGGATGGATCGGGCAGCAGAGCGGCGTGTTCGTCATCGTCGCAAGCTACTTCGCGAATGGGCCTCACTATGCCCTGGGCCGCACGGGAATGGTTCTCGCGGGTGGCGCGCTGCAAATTGTGGTGTTCTGGTTGTTCTACCTGCTGCGTCCCAAAAGGCGAGAGCCGGGCGAACAACGAACGCATGAGCGAATACCGCGTCGACTGCGGGAGCTATGGCATTGCCTCCGCGATGAACTGACCCTGCACGGCGATACCGCTGGTTATGTGGCGCGATTGGCGATAGTGCTGCTGACCGGCACCGAGATTTACCGCTACTTTCATGTACGCAACGGCTACTGGATTCCAATGACAGCGTTGCTGGTGCTGAAGCCACAGTGGGCCAACACACTAAGCCGCGGGATTGCGCGCATGCTGGGCACGGTTGCCGGCGCGGGGTTTGCGCTGATGATGGCCAGGTTCATGCCATACCCGGCGTGGGTAATGCCGGCAATGGTGCTCGTGAGCGCGTGGGGATGTTATGCGCTGCAAGCAGTAAATTATGCCGTTTTTTCGTTCTTTATCACGCTCTATATCGTCTTTTTGTTCCGATTCGGCGGATTCTCGGAAACAGCGGCCGCCCATATCCGGCTAGTAAATACGGTGGTGGGCGGCAGTCTCGCGCTGGCGATTGATGCGTTGTGGAAGTTTGCCTTTGCGAAACGCAGGGAGGTTCGCACGGTGGACTCCGTACAATAG
- a CDS encoding sigma-70 family RNA polymerase sigma factor codes for MRADLTSPQAFESLVREHQSMVFRTLSRMTGAGPHVEDLAQEVFLRLYRALPEFRGDSAITTYLYRIVVNVAQDEWKRRRRDREFVATPPSAMDDEASEWIENLPGDTLHGHARTPEQLLSDAELQNAVDAALLSLSEPERAVLVLYHQEDCSYEAISAALEMPINTVRTHLHRGRKRMSALIQAQLSPSRPMTPPRYPQPLEAR; via the coding sequence ATGCGCGCCGACCTTACATCGCCGCAGGCCTTCGAATCCCTGGTCCGCGAGCACCAGTCGATGGTCTTTCGCACCCTTTCGCGGATGACCGGGGCCGGGCCGCATGTCGAAGACCTCGCGCAGGAGGTCTTTCTGCGCCTCTACCGCGCCCTTCCTGAGTTCCGCGGCGACTCCGCGATCACCACCTATCTCTACCGCATCGTCGTCAACGTCGCGCAGGATGAGTGGAAACGCCGCCGCCGCGATCGCGAGTTCGTCGCTACTCCACCCAGCGCGATGGACGACGAAGCGTCCGAGTGGATCGAGAACCTGCCCGGCGACACCCTGCACGGCCACGCCCGCACGCCGGAACAGCTCCTGTCCGACGCCGAGCTGCAAAACGCCGTCGACGCCGCCCTGCTTTCGCTCTCTGAGCCCGAGCGCGCCGTCCTGGTCCTCTACCACCAGGAGGATTGCAGCTACGAGGCTATCTCCGCCGCCCTGGAGATGCCCATCAACACCGTTCGCACCCACCTGCACCGCGGCCGGAAACGGATGAGCGCGCTTATCCAGGCGCAACTCTCGCCATCACGGCCCATGACGCCGCCGCGGTATCCTCAACCTCTGGAGGCCCGATGA
- a CDS encoding CHASE2 domain-containing protein gives MLDAQTSAGSEARRRRVRRIVGRVGYAVVALLLIGWELQEGHVYQSESCDLKTSAPSESVLMTPLYSRVLAFAKLKDSQQVSMVAIESGLDQIQANVCPARAFTADLLQAIAAQQPAVIAIDKFYGKGSCAPDDPDTAKLLATIAALKVPVVVGASTHSSEQSNTSSCLVLTQQLFTPVAGGNGSTAQAGGAVVHTGLTRLNEDPLKIPLVWQVFAKDGDKQVASDRSGESFALVTTQLTNPALTKTKRFQKLIGSPQQPYADVTDSLEKQTATNLLCTAGAPDAVKHWGLNCAGTKQFDLKDKIVVVGAESSADSYSVTGHEMYGFDLQAHYVAALLGGAYLRDISAAWLLVPLALYYCIAELLLPYMQIHKHPVRPLWHVKHAIVWELGLFCLTMLIAFFVPLLFHRFPPVAIMLVMMAIFVPRILIESWALLNEGLEEKEAEKELSS, from the coding sequence ATGCTTGATGCACAGACCAGTGCGGGTTCAGAGGCGCGGCGCCGGCGCGTGCGCCGCATCGTCGGCCGCGTGGGCTACGCCGTCGTGGCGCTGCTGCTGATTGGGTGGGAGCTGCAGGAGGGGCATGTCTATCAGTCGGAAAGCTGCGACCTGAAGACGTCTGCGCCGAGCGAAAGTGTCCTGATGACGCCGTTGTACAGCCGCGTGCTTGCATTCGCGAAGCTGAAGGATTCGCAACAGGTGAGCATGGTCGCGATAGAGAGCGGCCTCGATCAGATTCAGGCGAATGTGTGCCCCGCAAGGGCGTTTACCGCGGACCTGCTGCAGGCGATTGCGGCGCAGCAACCGGCCGTAATCGCGATCGACAAGTTCTACGGCAAGGGATCGTGCGCTCCCGATGATCCTGATACCGCGAAGCTGCTGGCGACGATCGCCGCGCTGAAGGTGCCGGTCGTGGTGGGCGCATCGACGCATAGTTCCGAGCAGAGCAACACATCCTCGTGCCTTGTGCTGACGCAACAGCTTTTCACGCCCGTCGCGGGTGGCAACGGCTCAACCGCGCAGGCTGGTGGGGCAGTCGTACATACCGGGCTGACAAGGCTGAACGAGGACCCGCTCAAAATTCCACTCGTGTGGCAGGTGTTCGCGAAGGACGGCGACAAGCAAGTCGCGAGTGATCGTTCGGGCGAAAGTTTCGCGCTGGTCACGACCCAGCTGACGAACCCCGCGCTTACGAAGACGAAGAGGTTTCAAAAGCTGATCGGTAGCCCGCAGCAGCCTTATGCGGATGTGACCGATTCGCTGGAGAAACAGACCGCGACGAACCTGCTGTGCACCGCGGGAGCTCCGGATGCGGTGAAGCACTGGGGCCTCAACTGCGCAGGTACGAAGCAGTTCGATCTGAAAGATAAGATTGTGGTCGTCGGAGCGGAAAGCTCGGCGGACAGCTACAGCGTGACGGGACACGAGATGTACGGGTTCGATCTGCAGGCGCACTATGTCGCAGCGCTGCTCGGCGGAGCGTACCTGCGCGACATTTCCGCGGCGTGGTTGTTAGTACCGCTGGCACTGTACTACTGCATCGCGGAGCTGCTGCTGCCGTACATGCAGATCCACAAGCATCCGGTCCGGCCGCTGTGGCACGTGAAGCACGCGATCGTCTGGGAGCTGGGGCTCTTTTGCTTGACAATGCTGATTGCATTCTTTGTGCCGCTGTTGTTCCATCGATTTCCGCCGGTGGCGATCATGCTGGTGATGATGGCGATCTTCGTGCCGCGGATCCTGATTGAATCGTGGGCATTATTGAACGAAGGTCTGGAAGAGAAAGAGGCGGAGAAGGAGCTTTCATCATGA
- the hisS gene encoding histidine--tRNA ligase, producing MTSGNDKGAPRGEARPSRAAGLQIKAVRGTRDLLPDQTPLWNRVEATARAVFARYGFGEIRTPVFETTDLFARGVGEETDIVSKEMFTWEDRARAASEKAQSLTLRPESTAGVVRAYIEHKMGETGALQKLYYIGPQFRRERPQRGRYRQFWQIGAEVIGPPSSGSESPLRDAEVLEMLASLLDELGVRDWRLELNSVGNAEDRARYNTALREALAPVKDRLCPDNQRRAETNPLRVLDSKDEQDQEIINGLPKIADYLGDASREHFAQVRAALDACGVPYHVNPRLVRGLDYYTRTTFEFTVQTGLGTQNALLGGGRYDGLSEMLGGPKAPGIGFAIGEDRLILVLQEQAKQDAEAAGSAPAEEKLDAYIAPLGIERNAAALAVARDLRRAGLSVEVGDGTFKLRKSFEVADRMARAIVLLGEDELAANEATVKTFATGEQRKVRRAELADALRQR from the coding sequence ATGACTTCCGGCAATGACAAGGGCGCGCCTCGCGGTGAGGCGCGCCCATCGCGAGCGGCGGGCTTACAAATCAAGGCCGTTCGCGGCACCCGTGATCTTCTTCCTGACCAGACTCCGCTGTGGAACCGCGTGGAAGCGACCGCGCGCGCGGTTTTTGCGCGCTATGGCTTCGGCGAAATTCGCACACCCGTGTTCGAGACGACCGACCTGTTCGCCCGCGGCGTGGGCGAGGAGACGGATATCGTCTCCAAGGAGATGTTCACGTGGGAGGACCGGGCCCGCGCTGCGAGCGAAAAAGCACAATCGCTGACGCTGCGGCCGGAGTCGACGGCCGGCGTCGTTCGCGCTTACATCGAGCACAAGATGGGCGAGACCGGCGCGCTGCAGAAGCTCTATTACATCGGGCCACAGTTCCGGCGCGAGCGTCCGCAGAGGGGCCGCTACCGCCAGTTCTGGCAGATCGGCGCGGAGGTGATCGGCCCGCCGAGCTCCGGGTCGGAGTCGCCGCTGCGTGATGCTGAAGTGCTGGAAATGCTCGCTTCCCTGCTGGATGAACTGGGCGTGCGCGACTGGCGGCTGGAGCTGAACTCGGTGGGCAATGCCGAGGACCGTGCACGCTACAACACAGCGCTGCGCGAAGCGTTAGCGCCGGTAAAGGACCGTCTCTGCCCCGACAACCAGCGTCGAGCGGAGACCAACCCGCTGCGCGTGCTGGACTCCAAGGATGAGCAGGACCAGGAGATCATCAACGGCCTGCCGAAGATCGCCGACTACCTCGGCGACGCCTCACGCGAGCACTTTGCGCAGGTGCGCGCGGCGCTCGATGCGTGCGGCGTGCCGTACCACGTGAATCCCCGCCTCGTGCGCGGGCTGGACTACTACACGCGCACGACCTTCGAGTTCACGGTGCAGACGGGACTGGGCACGCAGAATGCCCTTCTGGGCGGCGGCCGGTACGACGGCCTGAGCGAGATGCTCGGCGGCCCGAAGGCCCCGGGGATCGGGTTCGCGATCGGCGAAGACCGCCTGATCCTCGTGCTACAAGAGCAGGCGAAACAAGACGCTGAAGCAGCCGGTTCCGCCCCTGCCGAGGAGAAGCTGGACGCCTACATCGCCCCGCTGGGCATCGAGCGCAATGCCGCTGCCCTGGCGGTGGCAAGGGACTTGCGGCGCGCCGGGCTGAGCGTCGAGGTAGGTGACGGCACCTTCAAGCTGCGCAAGAGCTTCGAGGTCGCCGACCGTATGGCGCGGGCCATTGTGCTGCTGGGTGAAGATGAGCTCGCCGCCAATGAAGCCACCGTGAAGACCTTCGCGACCGGCGAGCAGCGAAAGGTGCGGCGCGCCGAATTGGCGGACGCTCTCCGGCAACGCTAG
- the pheA gene encoding chorismate mutase: MDIADWRKKIDELDEQIVKLLNERAACAIAIGEIKRKDGAAIYEPQRERQVIEHARNASPGPLAPEQVQDIYERIMDIMRSLQRPDHGIPASHQQVSGSKS; encoded by the coding sequence ATGGACATCGCCGACTGGCGCAAGAAAATCGACGAATTGGATGAGCAGATCGTTAAGCTGCTCAATGAAAGAGCCGCCTGCGCCATCGCCATCGGCGAGATCAAGCGCAAGGACGGCGCAGCCATCTACGAGCCGCAGCGCGAGCGCCAGGTCATCGAGCACGCCCGCAACGCCAGCCCGGGCCCGCTCGCTCCTGAGCAGGTGCAGGACATCTACGAACGCATCATGGACATCATGCGTTCGCTGCAGCGGCCCGATCATGGCATCCCAGCCTCACACCAGCAAGTCTCCGGCAGCAAAAGCTAG
- the trpB gene encoding tryptophan synthase subunit beta, whose translation MSTTHLTSPIAMPTASTPGRFGKYGGRYVPETLMAALLELEHAYADAQKDEAFQAELASLLRDYCGRPTPLYFAKRLSETLGGAKIYLKREDLLHTGAHKINNALGQALLARRMGKQRIIAETGAGQHGVATATVCALFGLECVVYMGEEDMRRQELNVFRMRLLGAEVRGVSSGSATLKDAINEAMRDWVTNVRDTFYILGSALGAHPYPTMVRDFHRVISRESKRQILEHEGRLPDAIVACVGGGSNAIGAFYEYIPEKNVELIGVEAGGRGTALGEHAARFSGGLPGVLQGTYSYVLQNDAGQVAQTHSVSAGLDYASVGPEHAMLHDSGRAKYTSATDAEALEATKILSRTEGIIPALESAHAIAEAIKLAPKMGRDKILMVNVSGRGDKDMGILTRELAL comes from the coding sequence ATGAGCACCACGCACCTAACCAGCCCGATAGCGATGCCCACAGCGTCAACGCCCGGGCGCTTTGGCAAGTACGGCGGCCGCTACGTGCCCGAAACCCTCATGGCCGCGCTGCTCGAGCTTGAGCACGCCTACGCCGACGCGCAGAAGGACGAAGCCTTCCAGGCCGAGCTTGCCTCGCTGCTCCGCGACTACTGCGGACGCCCCACGCCGCTCTACTTCGCCAAGCGCCTCTCTGAAACCCTCGGCGGCGCAAAGATCTATCTCAAGCGCGAAGACCTGCTCCATACCGGCGCGCACAAGATCAACAATGCGCTCGGACAGGCGCTGCTAGCCAGACGCATGGGCAAGCAGCGCATCATCGCCGAGACCGGCGCGGGCCAGCACGGCGTTGCCACGGCCACGGTCTGCGCGCTCTTCGGCCTCGAATGCGTCGTCTACATGGGCGAAGAAGACATGCGCCGCCAGGAGCTCAACGTCTTCCGCATGCGGCTGCTTGGTGCGGAGGTCCGCGGCGTCAGCTCCGGCTCCGCCACGCTCAAGGACGCCATCAACGAGGCGATGCGCGACTGGGTCACCAACGTCCGCGATACCTTCTACATCCTCGGCTCGGCGCTCGGAGCGCATCCTTACCCGACGATGGTCCGCGACTTCCACCGCGTCATCTCGCGCGAATCTAAGCGCCAGATCCTCGAGCACGAAGGCCGCCTGCCTGACGCCATCGTCGCCTGCGTCGGCGGAGGGTCGAACGCCATCGGCGCCTTCTACGAGTACATCCCGGAGAAGAATGTGGAGCTCATCGGCGTCGAAGCCGGTGGCCGCGGGACTGCACTCGGAGAACACGCTGCGCGGTTCTCCGGAGGCTTGCCCGGCGTCCTGCAAGGCACCTACAGCTATGTCCTCCAGAACGACGCCGGACAGGTCGCGCAGACGCACTCCGTCTCCGCCGGCCTCGACTACGCCAGTGTCGGCCCCGAACACGCCATGCTGCACGACAGCGGGCGTGCAAAGTACACGTCAGCCACCGACGCCGAAGCCCTCGAAGCCACCAAGATTCTCTCGCGCACCGAAGGCATCATCCCCGCCCTCGAATCCGCACACGCCATCGCCGAAGCCATCAAGCTCGCGCCAAAGATGGGTCGCGACAAAATCCTCATGGTCAACGTCTCCGGCCGCGGCGACAAAGACATGGGCATCCTCACCCGGGAGTTGGCACTGTGA